One Triplophysa rosa linkage group LG9, Trosa_1v2, whole genome shotgun sequence genomic window carries:
- the prepl gene encoding prolyl endopeptidase-like isoform X1, which yields MSLIRSTCMLLRSVSSCIHRTNHKNSCFPSTLRLYTGDTSKTTIEQSKAQLSKFSGEEKHFKRRLLSVHQRFADVPENVTFQGQNHIYLEDGQSINRAALAHDEQEMVEVFCADWGGDGYKTIQRIRLSPSENKLAATVKKDHHEETRFVLVHLEGISLPQKALLVLDNVLSFEWATDDVLFYSTQETLQSLQVFRLHLRDNAVQTDLVYEEKDPEFFVEVSRSRDQRLVTINCNSKNSSEVWFIDSRAPFSCPTLIQSRQPGLMYHVEHSEDHLFILANTGQGQEYQLLMTHLAFPSIPHWMPMFTPVPGTVIKDMELLQDHSVFTLKDSQCRLQIQILTSKEPYELKTLQFPHWACDLSPERVGSEKGRSFGFLLSSPVHSPVRHLCSPRTGQLSVTEEDTQYNSLPECHTTRLQAASQDGTMVPLTLFHMPALLQLSKSPLLLHVYGAYGMDLNMAFSPEKRLLLEDGWALTYCHVRGGGERGLAWHRSGSLLQKQRGVEDLASCIQTLHHLGVSQPVLTALTARSAGAVLAGALCNQNPQLLRAVILQAPFLDVLGTMQDPFLPLTIEERGEWGDPLVSSEHRDNIASYCPCHNIKPQFYPSILITAYSEDRRVPLSGVLNYVERLKKAIQMYNDRDCANTHVPAVILDVRPGADHFGPEDFHLSLNENARQLAFLYTELGLDHRKTQQRQKRRTNKHQVP from the exons ATGAGTCTGATCCGCTCCACTTGTATGCTGTTGCGATCAGTCTCGAGCTGTATACATCGAACGAACCATAAGAACTCGTGTTTTCCGTCTACATTACGTCTTTACACTGGG GATACTTCAAAGACAACGATAGAGCAGTCCAAAGCTCAACTTAGTAAATTCAGTGGTGAAGAGAAGCATTTTAAAAGAAGATTGCTTTCAGTTCATCAGAGGTTTGCTGATGTACCAGAGAATGTAACG TTCCAGGGACAAAATCACATATACCTTGAAGATGGCCAGAGCATCAACAGAGCAGCCCTGGCACATG ATGAACAGGAGATGGTGGAGGTGTTCTGTGCTGACTGGGGAGGAGATGGATATAAAACTATCCAGAGGATCAGACTGTCTCCCTCAGAGAACAAGCTGGCAGCCACTGTGAAGAAAGACCATCATGAGGAGACCCGATTTGTGTTGGTTCATCTAGAAGGAATCAGCCTTCCACAGAAAGCCCTGTTGGTTTTAGACAATGTCCTCAGCTTTG AATGGGCCACAGATGATGTCCTGTTCTACAGCACACAGGAGACTCTTCAGAGCCTGCAGGTTTTCCGTCTTCATCTCAGGGATAATGCTGTCCAAACCGACCTTGTTTACGAAGAAAAAGATCCAGA GTTTTTTGTGGAAGTCAGTCGTTCCAGAGACCAGAGACTGGTCACAATTAACTGTAACAGTAAGAACAGTTCAGAAGTTTGGTTTATTGACAGCAGAGCTCCATTCTCATGTCCCACCCTCATCCAATCCCGTCAACCTGGTCTGATGTACCATGTGGAGCACTCGGAAGACCATCTGTTTATTCTTGCCAACACTGGACAAGGCCAGGAGTATCAG CTATTAATGACACATTTGGCTTTTCCGTCCATACCACACTGGATGCCAATGTTCACACCTGTTCCAGGAACAGTCATTAAAGATATGGAGCTGCTTCAGGATCACTCTGTGTTTACACTGAAGGATTCACAATGCAGGCTTCAGATTCAGATTCTTACCTCAAAAGAGCCCTATGAGTTGAAAACATTGCAG tttccCCACTGGGCTTGTGATCTATCACCAGAGCGTGTAGGGAGCGAGAAGGGAAGGTCATTTGGTTTCCTCCTCTCCTCCCCAGTGCACTCACCAGTACGCCACCTCTGTTCCCCGAGAACAGGACAACTATCTGTAACGGAGGAAGACACCCAGTATAACTCTCTTCCAGAATGTCACACAACACGCCTGCAGGCGGCCAGTCAG GATGGAACAATGGTGCCGTTGACTCTCTTTCACATGCCAGCATTACTTCAGCTGAGTAAATCTCCATTGCTTTTGCATGTATATGGAGCATATGGGATGGATCTCAACATGGCCTTCAGTCCTGAGAAGAGACTGCTGCTGGAGGATGGCTGGGCTCTGACGTACTGCCACGTCAG GGGCGGTGGTGAACGTGGTCTAGCGTGGCATAGGTCAGGTTCTTTGCTGCAGAAACAGAGAGGAGTGGAAGATCTTGCTTCCTGCATTCAGACTCTTCACCACTTGGGTGTGTCTCAGCCTGTGCTGACCGCCCTCACGGCTCGCAGTGCTGGAGCTGTCCTAGCGGGGGCGCTGTGCAACCAAAACCCTCAGCTTCTCCGAGCTGTTATTCTACAG GCGCCTTTTCTAGATGTACTGGGCACTATGCAAGACCCATTCCTTCCACTTACTATAGAAGAGAGGGGGGAGTGGGGAGACCCCCTTGTGAGCTCCGAACACAGGGACAACATTGCTTCCTACTGCCCTTGTCACAACATTAAACCTCAG TTTTACCCGTCCATACTGATCACCGCATACTCGGAAGACCGTAGAGTACCTTTATCGGGGGTGCTGAACTATGTGGAAAGATTGAAGAAAGCAATCCAGATGTATAATGATAGAGACTGTGCTAACA CACATGTCCCAGCTGTCATTCTGGACGTCCGGCCAGGTGCCGATCACTTTGGACCTGAGGATTTTCACCTGTCCTTGAATGAG AATGCCCGACAGTTGGCTTTTCTGTACACAGAACTTGGACTAGACCACAGAAAAACTCAACAGAGACAAAAGAGAAGGACAAATAAACACCAAGTCCCATAA
- the prepl gene encoding prolyl endopeptidase-like isoform X2 translates to MSLIRSTCMLLRSVSSCIHRTNHKNSCFPSTLRLYTGDTSKTTIEQSKAQLSKFSGEEKHFKRRLLSVHQRFADVPENVTFQGQNHIYLEDGQSINRAALAHDEQEMVEVFCADWGGDGYKTIQRIRLSPSENKLAATVKKDHHEETRFVLVHLEGISLPQKALLVLDNVLSFEWATDDVLFYSTQETLQSLQVFRLHLRDNAVQTDLVYEEKDPEFFVEVSRSRDQRLVTINCNSKNSSEVWFIDSRAPFSCPTLIQSRQPGLMYHVEHSEDHLFILANTGQGQEYQLLMTHLAFPSIPHWMPMFTPVPGTVIKDMELLQDHSVFTLKDSQCRLQIQILTSKEPYELKTLQFPHWACDLSPERVGSEKGRSFGFLLSSPVHSPVRHLCSPRTGQLSVTEEDTQYNSLPECHTTRLQAASQDGTMVPLTLFHMPALLQLSKSPLLLHVYGAYGMDLNMAFSPEKRLLLEDGWALTYCHVRGGGERGLAWHRSGSLLQKQRGVEDLASCIQTLHHLGVSQPVLTALTARSAGAVLAGALCNQNPQLLRAVILQAPFLDVLGTMQDPFLPLTIEERGEWGDPLVSSEHRDNIASYCPCHNIKPQHMSQLSFWTSGQVPITLDLRIFTCP, encoded by the exons ATGAGTCTGATCCGCTCCACTTGTATGCTGTTGCGATCAGTCTCGAGCTGTATACATCGAACGAACCATAAGAACTCGTGTTTTCCGTCTACATTACGTCTTTACACTGGG GATACTTCAAAGACAACGATAGAGCAGTCCAAAGCTCAACTTAGTAAATTCAGTGGTGAAGAGAAGCATTTTAAAAGAAGATTGCTTTCAGTTCATCAGAGGTTTGCTGATGTACCAGAGAATGTAACG TTCCAGGGACAAAATCACATATACCTTGAAGATGGCCAGAGCATCAACAGAGCAGCCCTGGCACATG ATGAACAGGAGATGGTGGAGGTGTTCTGTGCTGACTGGGGAGGAGATGGATATAAAACTATCCAGAGGATCAGACTGTCTCCCTCAGAGAACAAGCTGGCAGCCACTGTGAAGAAAGACCATCATGAGGAGACCCGATTTGTGTTGGTTCATCTAGAAGGAATCAGCCTTCCACAGAAAGCCCTGTTGGTTTTAGACAATGTCCTCAGCTTTG AATGGGCCACAGATGATGTCCTGTTCTACAGCACACAGGAGACTCTTCAGAGCCTGCAGGTTTTCCGTCTTCATCTCAGGGATAATGCTGTCCAAACCGACCTTGTTTACGAAGAAAAAGATCCAGA GTTTTTTGTGGAAGTCAGTCGTTCCAGAGACCAGAGACTGGTCACAATTAACTGTAACAGTAAGAACAGTTCAGAAGTTTGGTTTATTGACAGCAGAGCTCCATTCTCATGTCCCACCCTCATCCAATCCCGTCAACCTGGTCTGATGTACCATGTGGAGCACTCGGAAGACCATCTGTTTATTCTTGCCAACACTGGACAAGGCCAGGAGTATCAG CTATTAATGACACATTTGGCTTTTCCGTCCATACCACACTGGATGCCAATGTTCACACCTGTTCCAGGAACAGTCATTAAAGATATGGAGCTGCTTCAGGATCACTCTGTGTTTACACTGAAGGATTCACAATGCAGGCTTCAGATTCAGATTCTTACCTCAAAAGAGCCCTATGAGTTGAAAACATTGCAG tttccCCACTGGGCTTGTGATCTATCACCAGAGCGTGTAGGGAGCGAGAAGGGAAGGTCATTTGGTTTCCTCCTCTCCTCCCCAGTGCACTCACCAGTACGCCACCTCTGTTCCCCGAGAACAGGACAACTATCTGTAACGGAGGAAGACACCCAGTATAACTCTCTTCCAGAATGTCACACAACACGCCTGCAGGCGGCCAGTCAG GATGGAACAATGGTGCCGTTGACTCTCTTTCACATGCCAGCATTACTTCAGCTGAGTAAATCTCCATTGCTTTTGCATGTATATGGAGCATATGGGATGGATCTCAACATGGCCTTCAGTCCTGAGAAGAGACTGCTGCTGGAGGATGGCTGGGCTCTGACGTACTGCCACGTCAG GGGCGGTGGTGAACGTGGTCTAGCGTGGCATAGGTCAGGTTCTTTGCTGCAGAAACAGAGAGGAGTGGAAGATCTTGCTTCCTGCATTCAGACTCTTCACCACTTGGGTGTGTCTCAGCCTGTGCTGACCGCCCTCACGGCTCGCAGTGCTGGAGCTGTCCTAGCGGGGGCGCTGTGCAACCAAAACCCTCAGCTTCTCCGAGCTGTTATTCTACAG GCGCCTTTTCTAGATGTACTGGGCACTATGCAAGACCCATTCCTTCCACTTACTATAGAAGAGAGGGGGGAGTGGGGAGACCCCCTTGTGAGCTCCGAACACAGGGACAACATTGCTTCCTACTGCCCTTGTCACAACATTAAACCTCAG CACATGTCCCAGCTGTCATTCTGGACGTCCGGCCAGGTGCCGATCACTTTGGACCTGAGGATTTTCACCTGTCCTTGA
- the slc3a1 gene encoding neutral and basic amino acid transport protein rBAT: MSLTKITNIDALELEDGVQNAAFQEDEDRPHSEPAIVSFTGQEEVAYTQIKPYAGMPKEVLMLYSKQARYRVPREILFWLIIVCTLVLIGVTIAIVALSPRCLSWWQVSPVYQVYPRSFKDSNADGVGDLKGIKEKLSHFDYLNIKAIWISPFYKSPMRDFGYDVEDFRQIDPLFGTMQDFDDLLASMHDKGLKLIMDYIPNHTSDEHIWFQLSRNGTEPYKDYYIWVNCTEDKPPNNWVSVFGNSTWEYDETRKQCYFHQFLKEQPDLNFRNPLVIQEMTDIIHFWLQKGVDGFRMDAVKHMLEAKHLRNEPQVDPDQDPSTVDTEFELFHDYTYSQLGLHEILTNWRVEMDIYSREPGRHRFMVIESYDYEEIEKTMRYYGTSYATESDFPFNFYLLDLPDALSGNRAKELVDVWMKNMPEGKWPNWVVGNHDKPRIATSAGREYVRAINMMLLTLPGTPTTYYGEEIGMVNVNVSVIQDPFGKFNPNNSRDPQRTPMQWSDKINAGFSDNETGTWLDIAPDYDTVNVEAQQADSNSIISQYRTLSLLRGAELALSRGWFCYVRSDTNVFAYLREMDGKQNAFLVVLNFGEDTETDLLSVSELPDVLTVHLSTTPINQKTFSKSRIPTSKGQGLLLQYSTNKRFHSNHASECYVSEKACYFPALDILYKC; the protein is encoded by the exons ATGAGTTTAACCAAAATCACGAACATTGACGCACTGGAGCTAGAAGACGGTGTCCAGAACGCAGCCTTTCAAGAGGATGAAGATAGACCGCACTCTGAGCCCGCCATCGTCTCCTTCACCGGGCAAGAGGAGGTGGCGTACACTCAGATCAAGCCTTATGCTGGAATGCCCAAAGAGGTTCTGATGCTATACTCCAAACAAGCTCGCTACAGAGTTCCTCGAGAGATTTTGTTCTGGCTGATCATCGTATGCACTCTGGTCCTAATCGGCGTGACCATTGCGATCGTGGCGCTTTCACCTCGATGCTTGAGCTGGTGGCAGGTGTCTCCAGTCTATCAGGTCTATCCAAGATCATTCAAAGATTCAAATGCTGATGGTGTTGGAGATCTGAAAG GAATCAAGGAGAAGCTGAGTCATTTCGACTACCTGAACATTAAAGCGATCTGGATCAGTCCTTTTTACAAATCTCCCATGAGGGACTTTGGGTATGATGTGGAGGACTTCAGGCAAATTGACCCTCTCTTTGGAACCATGCAAGACTTTGATGACCTCTTGGCAAGCATGCACGACAAAG GTCTGAAGCTGATCATGGACTATATACCTAATCATACCAGTGACGAACACATCTGGTTCCAACTCAGCCGAAATGGCACTGAGCCCTATAAGGACTACTATATCTGGGTGAACTGCACGGAAGATAAACCTCCTAACAACTGG GTAAGCGTATTTGGGAATTCCACTTGGGAATACGACGAAACGAGAAAGCAGTGCTATTTCCATCAGTTCCTCAAGGAACAGCCAGATCTCAACTTCCGTAACCCCCTCGTCATACAGGAGATGACG GACATAATCCATTTCTGGCTACAGAAGGGGGTGGATGGGTTCCGCATGGACGCTGTGAAACACATGCTTGAAGCCAAACATTTAAGAAACGAACCCCAGGTTGATCCTGACCAAGATCCG TCGACTGTGGACACAGAGTTCGAGTTGTTTCATGACTACACCTACTCACAGCTGGGGCTGCACGAGATTCTGACTAACTGGAGGGTAGAGATGGACATCTACAGCAGAGAGCCCGGTCGCCACAG ATTTATGGTGATAGAGAGTTATGACTACGAGGAAATCGAAAAAACCATGAGGTACTACGGCACAAGTTATGCCACGGAAAGCGACTTTCCTTTCAATTTCTATTTGCTGGATCTTCCTGACGCCCTGTCGGGAAATAGAGCCAAAGAACTGGTTGACGTTTGGATGAAAAACATGCCAGAGGGAAAATGGCCAAACTGGGTG GTGGGAAATCACGACAAGCCACGCATAGCCACAAGTGCTGGTAGGGAATACGTGCGTGCTATAAACATGATGTTGTTAACACTTCCTGGTACTCCTACGACCTACTACGGAGAAGAGATAGGAATGGTGAATGTTAATGTATCTGTCATTCAGGATCCTTTCGGAAAGTTCAATCCA aaCAACAGTCGGGACCCACAGCGAACGCCAATGCAGTGGAGCGATAAGATCAACGCTGGCTTTAGTGACAATGAAACCGGCACATGGCTTGATATAGCTCCAGACTATGACACTGTTAACGTGGAG GCTCAGCAAGCCGATTCCAATTCCATCATTTCTCAGTATCGAACCCTGAGCCTGCTGAGAGGAGCTGAGCTCGCCCTGAGCCGAGGCTGGTTCTGCTACGTCAGGAGCGATACTAACGTATTCGCCTATTTGCGCGAAATGGACGGGAAACAGAATGCCTTCCTGGTGGTACTAAATTTTGGCGAGGATACTGAAACGGACCTGTTATCAGTTAGTGAGCTTCCAGATGTCCTTACTGTGCATTTGAGTACCACACCAATAAACCAGAAGACTTTTTCTAAATCTAGAATTCCAACATCTAAAGGGCAGGGATTGCTCCTGCAATATTCCACCAATAAGAGATTTCATTCGAATCATGCATCTGAGTGTTATGTCTCAGAGAAAGCCTGCTACTTTCCTGCACTAGATATTTTGTACAAGTGCTGA